The DNA segment GCGCCAACTGCCCGGCCTCGCCGTGCAGCGCCTGATGGCGGACGGCTACGGCTTCGGCGGCGAGGGCGACTGGAAGACCGCCGTCCTGCTGCGCACCCTCAAGGCCATGGCGCACGGGCGGCCCGGCGGCACCTCCTTCATGGAGGACTACACCTACGACCTCACCCCCGGCCAGGAACTCATCCTCGGCGCCCACATGCTGGAGGTCTGCCCCTCCATCGCCGCGGCGACCCCGTCCTGCGAGATCCACCCGCTCGGCATCGGCGGCCGGGAGGACCCGGTCCGGCTCGTCTTCGACGCGGCCCCCGGCCCGGCCGTCGTCATCGGCCTCGCCGACATGGGCGACCGGTTCCGCCTGGTGGCCAACCACATCGACGTCGTCACCCCGCCCGAGCCGCTGCCCAGGCTCCCGGTCGCCCGAGCCGTCTGGCGGCCCAGCCCCGACCTGCGCACCTCCACCGAGGCCTGGCTCACGGCCGGGGCACCCCACCACACCGTGCTCACCACCGCGCTCGGCGGCGAGGAACTCGCCGACCTCGCCCAGATGCTGCGCACCGAACTCGTCGTGATCGACCAGGACACGACCATCCGTCACTTCGCCCGGGAACTGCGCTGGAACCAGGCCTACCACCGACTGGCCCAGAGCCTGTGACCGCATCCACTCCCACCAGGACGGAGCCCCCCGTGGGCAGGACCGCATCGCACGAGCTGCGCCGAGAAGTACTGGAGGCCAACCTCCGCATCCCCCGGGCCGGACTCGCCACCCTGACCTGGGGCAACGTGAGCGGGGTCGACCGGGACGCCGGCGTCTTCGTCATCAAGCCGTCGGGCGTGCCCTACGAGGCGCTGGGCATCGACGACCTCGTCGTCGTCTCCCTCGACGACGGCCGCGTCGTGGAGGGCCGGCTGCGCCCGTCCACCGACACCGAGACCCACCGCAGCCTGTACCTGGCGTTCCCGTCGATCGGGGGAGTGACCCACACCCACTCCACGCACGCCGTCGCCTTCGCCCAGGCCCGCCGCCCGATACCGGTGCTCGGCACGACGCACGCCGATACGTTCAACGGCCCCGTCCCGGTCACCGCGCCCCTCACACCCCAGCAGTGCGCCACGGACTACGAGTACAACACCGGGCAGGTCGTCGTGGACCTCCTGGAGCGCGACGACACCCGCGCGCGGGAGGTCCCCGGCGCCCTGGTCGCCCACCACGGGCCCTTCACCTGGGGCGCCGACGCCACCTCGTCCCTGGAGCACGCGATCATCTGCGAGGCGGTGGCCGAGATGGCCCTGCACACCATGGCCCTGGGCCCGGTCGAGCCCCCGCAGCACGTGCTGGACCGCCACTTCACCCGCAAGCACGGCCCGGACGCGTACTACGGCAACCCCGGAGCCGCGTAGGCCCGTCCGGAGCGGAGCGCCGTCCGCTCCGGAGCGCGTACGGACGCCGTCCCGGTTCAGTCGCGCCGGGGCGGCCGTACGCTTTCGCGCCGTACGAGTTCCGGGGTGATGACGGGCCGGGAGTCGGCGGCCTCGGCGCCGTTCACCAGGCCGAGCAGCAGGTCGAGCGTGGTGGTGGCGACGGCGCCGAAGTCCTGGCGGACCGTCGTCAGCGGCGGCGAGTAGTACGCGGCCTCCGGCACGTCGTCGAAGCCCACGATGCTGACCTCGTCCGGGACGGAGCGGCCCCGTTCGGTCATGGCCCGCAGGGCGCCCAGCGCCTGGTGGTCGTTGGCGGCGAACACGGCGGTCACCTCGGGCATCCGGGCCAGCATCTGGCCGGCGAGATACCCGGAGGCGGCCGTCCAGTCGCCCGTGCTGACCGGGGGGACCTCCGCGCCCGCCTCGTCCAGCGCCCGGCGCCAGCCCCGGATACGGCCGGCGGCGTCGAACCAGTCCGGCGGGCCGGAGATGTGCCACACGGTCTCGTGGCCCGCCTCCAGCAGATGCTTCGTGGCCTGGTACGCGCCGTGCTCCTGGTCGACGGAGACCATGGGCGCGCTGCGGTCCGGGTCGCCGTCCACAGTGACCAGGGGGACCTCGGCGGGCGCACCGGCCAGCGCGGCGTCCGCCGACGCCGTGGGCGCTATCACCACGATGCCCGCGACTCGCTCGTCGCGGTGGCGCTCGACGGCGGCGGTGATCGAGGACCGGCCCAGCTCCG comes from the Streptomyces sp. NBC_00525 genome and includes:
- the araD gene encoding L-ribulose-5-phosphate 4-epimerase AraD, whose translation is MGRTASHELRREVLEANLRIPRAGLATLTWGNVSGVDRDAGVFVIKPSGVPYEALGIDDLVVVSLDDGRVVEGRLRPSTDTETHRSLYLAFPSIGGVTHTHSTHAVAFAQARRPIPVLGTTHADTFNGPVPVTAPLTPQQCATDYEYNTGQVVVDLLERDDTRAREVPGALVAHHGPFTWGADATSSLEHAIICEAVAEMALHTMALGPVEPPQHVLDRHFTRKHGPDAYYGNPGAA
- a CDS encoding LacI family DNA-binding transcriptional regulator, which encodes MGVEDAAVASPVVREPAMTDVARLAGVSHQTVSRVLNSHPNVREQTRLRVLAAVKELGYRPNRAARALVTGRSQLIGVIAQNSTLYGPSSLLAAFEIAAARQGFAVSVHRVPELGRSSITAAVERHRDERVAGIVVIAPTASADAALAGAPAEVPLVTVDGDPDRSAPMVSVDQEHGAYQATKHLLEAGHETVWHISGPPDWFDAAGRIRGWRRALDEAGAEVPPVSTGDWTAASGYLAGQMLARMPEVTAVFAANDHQALGALRAMTERGRSVPDEVSIVGFDDVPEAAYYSPPLTTVRQDFGAVATTTLDLLLGLVNGAEAADSRPVITPELVRRESVRPPRRD